From a single Solanum dulcamara chromosome 4, daSolDulc1.2, whole genome shotgun sequence genomic region:
- the LOC129887330 gene encoding protein DEHYDRATION-INDUCED 19 homolog 4-like, with protein sequence MDSDSWTRLFTSSRRYQPRSEIRNIGEEYDCEEELRPEFLCPFCAEDFDIVGLCCHIDEEHAVEAKNGICPVCAKRVGMDLVGHITQQHGNILKVQRKRRFRRGGTSALSILRRELREGSLQSILGGSSRLVPSSSSDPDPLLSSFIHNTPLAKKILDVQPFSSIKQSSKKESTLDNSSERNVQQSPLSDKDQEEKAWKSKFVQGLLLSTFLEDDV encoded by the exons ATGGATTCAGATTCTTGGACTCGTCTATTTACTTCTTCAAGGCGTTACCAACCTCGATCAG AAATCCGTAACATAGGAGAGGAGTATGATTGTGAAGAGGAGTTGAGGCCAGAGTTTCTCTGTCCTTTCTGTGCGGAGGATTTTGATATTGTTGGACTATGTTGTCATATCGATGAAGAGCATGCTGTTGAGGCTAAGAATGGG ATATGCCCGGTTTGTGCAAAAAGGGTTGGAATGGATTTGGTTGGTCATATTACTCAGCAACATGGAAATATTTTAAAG GTGCAGCGCAAGAGAAGATTTCGAAGAGGTGGTACTTCAGCTCTCTCTATTTTAAGAAGAGAGCTAAGGGAAGGGAGTTTGCAGTCCATCCTCGGGGGATCATCTCGTTTGGTTCCTTCCTCCTCTTCAGATCCAGATCCCTTGTTATCTTCATTCATTCACAATACACCTTTGGCTAAGAAAATTCTTGATGTTCAACCCTTTTCTTCTATTAAACAAAGTTCAAAAAAAGAAAGCACTCTTGATAACTCATCTGAAAG AAATGTTCAGCAATCTCCACTATCTGACAAAGACCAAGAGGAGAAGGCCTGGAAGAGTAAGTTTGTGCAAGGGCTACTGCTATCTACCTTTCTTGAAGACGATGTCTAA